The Saccharomyces eubayanus strain FM1318 chromosome IV, whole genome shotgun sequence genome contains the following window.
CTGGCATTTTTACTAGCACTTGGAATTTGCATTTGCTGTTGCGCTTGAATTTGCTGCTTGGCTTGAATTTGCTGCTTGGCTTGAATTTGCTGCGTGGCCTGAATTTGCTGAGCTTGTAATTGCTGCGCTTGAATTTGCTGCGCTTGTTGCTGGTTCATGGGAATGATAGGTCTTCCAATCGGATTTGCTGAGGAATTTTGACCTGGAAGATATCCTGATTGAGAGTTAGCAACATAGTTTTGAGAAATATTCTGGAAGTTGACCCTTCTATTGCTATCACCTGCAACAGTTGCACCCAACTGCATGGATTGACCGGCTCGATCTCTTCCAGTGTAAAACGCTCTTTGGTTATAATTAGCGGGCGCTTGAGGCTGGTCTTGCTGCTgtggttgctgttgttgttctaCCCTAGATTGATATTGGGCTTCTTCTGGATAAGTTTGCCCTTGTGCGCTAGGCTGATTTTGTGCTTGTTGAGATCTTTGGTTTTGCTGTTGTTCttccaagaagaaattacTGGCATCATTACTCAATTCATTTGTAGAATGATAAGCAACATTCATTTTTGGGAAGGGATTGTTTGATTTATGctgtttcattttattgatcccaacatttttttcgtttgtCAACGCCTCGTCTGATCCAATGGTTGCTGCCCCGTAAGATGTACTCTTCATCGATCTCCCACCAGAAGAATATGAGCTTGTACTCTTCTGTCTTTGTGGGAGTGACTGTGTATTCAAATGAGGGTTTTGATCAGATACACTCGGGTCACTTGGCTGCTTCACTATTTCTTTGTCTAGATAAGTATCTAATTCGCTCACACTTGGATAATATAACTCTCCAGGAGttttatcatcaaaaatCGACTTGTCTGCTATTCCTGGAGACTGAATTGTATTAACTTCCTGAGGAACATTAAGCGTGCTGGAATCAGTAACGCTGGAAGTATTTCTTGATGTTTTGTCTTCAGACACGGTggactttttcttttcggaAGAGccttcttccttttcttcagtttttttactGATGGGTTGGGATGATGTTCTTCCGGTTATCACAGTACCATCACTAGCATTCATTGGAAGTTTAGATGAAACTtcaaaagaggaaagaAACATATCATTCAACAGGTTTTCTTCTGACTCACTCAATTTATTGTTCTgcatgatttttttttgctgtaGTTGGTACAATTGTATTTGAACATTTTGTAACTTATTCTGAAACTTGGTATACTTAGCAAAGTCATACGCACCTTCCTGATATTTATCCTCGATTGGCACTTCGacattcaaaatatcacaTATATGGTACAACACTTGATAAATATTGGGTCTCAAATTTGGGTTTTCTGCCAACATTATGATAATTAAGTTAATTAGCTTTGATGAATACTTATTCACGGGGAATTCATATTTGGAATGCAGAATGGCAAATTGACCTGTCATCTCAAAAGGCGTAGtgaaaaacaataatttATAAAGGAAGATACCTAAAGCCCATATATCGGACTTCTCGTTTATGGGCAAGCATCGGTAGAGATCAATCATTTCTGGAGATCTATATTGAGGAGTGGTATGGACGTAAATGTTTTGAGTCAAAAGAGCAATGTCTTGGTGGGTCGTCAcaattggaaaacttgTTGAAGTAGACCCGAAATCAGCCAGTTTAAAAC
Protein-coding sequences here:
- the AKL1 gene encoding serine/threonine protein kinase AKL1, whose product is MSTTNGTSRSVSAMGNPAVERYTPGKIVCVGTHKVEIVNYLAEGGFAQIYVVKFLEYLNEFDNTASLPLKIGDVACLKRVLVHDENGLNEMRNEVEVMKKLKGAANVVQYYDSNASRRRDGVQGFEVLLLMELCPNKSLLDYMNQRLSTKLSESEIVKIMYDVALSISQMHYLPVPLIHRDIKIENVLVDAENSFKLADFGSTSTSFPIVTTHQDIALLTQNIYVHTTPQYRSPEMIDLYRCLPINEKSDIWALGIFLYKLLFFTTPFEMTGQFAILHSKYEFPVNKYSSKLINLIIIMLAENPNLRPNIYQVLYHICDILNVEVPIEDKYQEGAYDFAKYTKFQNKLQNVQIQLYQLQQKKIMQNNKLSESEENLLNDMFLSSFEVSSKLPMNASDGTVITGRTSSQPISKKTEEKEEGSSEKKKSTVSEDKTSRNTSSVTDSSTLNVPQEVNTIQSPGIADKSIFDDKTPGELYYPSVSELDTYLDKEIVKQPSDPSVSDQNPHLNTQSLPQRQKSTSSYSSGGRSMKSTSYGAATIGSDEALTNEKNVGINKMKQHKSNNPFPKMNVAYHSTNELSNDASNFFLEEQQQNQRSQQAQNQPSAQGQTYPEEAQYQSRVEQQQQPQQQDQPQAPANYNQRAFYTGRDRAGQSMQLGATVAGDSNRRVNFQNISQNYVANSQSGYLPGQNSSANPIGRPIIPMNQQQAQQIQAQQLQAQQIQATQQIQAKQQIQAKQQIQAQQQMQIPSASKNASYISGRANQTTDDTRNSQVGEPTVTMGNTLNEPMHSSTNNEGLLIELSPLKEDARKEPFEDKKVPQPGAPEDAGIKGSNGLNNYRNGVLNLSLNEMDLSRDDTGAAVSSSFSSSSSSSLSIQPAKLSGRKGTSKKKNYSTDELDDSMVSSESIDIDLDDARRGKASERRPLHNERNRKELPRATDAKKPNQFEDKDHSASTRQPRQPLDLNFQEVNLSSPTLTQEHRNKSDSPAPQSHHSHRVPPHSSTTISENKRHSTGHESTRSSGKHDMHRTNSKPRHDLERYRQSKDRDSNSSITISTSTPSEMRKSFARARQSLDLERIRREATANNGSGSGGSGGKRRSIFSVFRSEK